One bacterium DNA window includes the following coding sequences:
- a CDS encoding rod shape-determining protein has protein sequence MLNFLLGLFSEDIGIDLGTANTLVFVKDRGIVLREPSVVAIQAGTRRVLAVGEEAKQMLGRTPGGIVAIRPMKAGVIADFEITEAMLKYFIRRVHNRRTMVRPRVIIAVPSGITEVEKRAVKDSAMHAGAREVYLIEEPMAAAIGVGLPVQEPAGNMIVDIGGGTTEVALISLAGIVFCRSVRVGGDEMDEFIAQYMKRVYNLMIGERTAEAIKMKIGSAYPLAEELTMEVKGRDLVCGLPKTLTVTSEEIREALQEPLSSILDAIRVTLERCPPELAADLVDRGMVMSGGGSLLRGIDLLIAEHTGLPVHRADDPLSAVAEGTGVVLSELSVLRRIATGEQRTY, from the coding sequence ATGTTAAACTTCTTGCTTGGACTGTTTTCTGAAGATATTGGGATCGATTTGGGCACAGCCAATACGCTTGTATTTGTGAAAGACCGGGGCATTGTCCTCCGGGAGCCGTCGGTCGTTGCCATTCAGGCAGGCACTCGCAGGGTTTTGGCAGTGGGCGAAGAAGCCAAGCAGATGTTGGGACGTACACCGGGTGGTATAGTGGCCATCCGCCCCATGAAGGCGGGTGTCATCGCGGATTTTGAGATTACTGAGGCGATGCTGAAGTATTTCATCCGCAGGGTTCATAATCGTCGCACTATGGTGCGACCCCGGGTGATTATTGCGGTGCCCAGTGGAATTACGGAAGTGGAGAAGCGTGCGGTCAAGGATTCGGCCATGCACGCCGGGGCGCGTGAAGTGTATTTGATTGAGGAGCCGATGGCGGCAGCGATTGGGGTCGGTTTACCTGTACAGGAACCGGCTGGGAACATGATTGTGGACATTGGGGGTGGCACCACCGAGGTGGCGCTGATCTCGCTGGCTGGAATTGTATTCTGTCGCAGTGTTCGCGTCGGTGGCGATGAAATGGATGAATTCATTGCCCAGTATATGAAACGGGTTTATAATTTAATGATCGGTGAACGAACGGCTGAGGCAATCAAGATGAAGATCGGCTCCGCCTATCCGCTGGCGGAGGAATTGACCATGGAGGTCAAGGGACGAGATCTTGTCTGTGGTCTGCCAAAGACCCTTACGGTAACCTCAGAGGAAATCAGGGAGGCGTTGCAGGAGCCGTTGTCATCTATTTTGGATGCCATCCGGGTGACTCTTGAGCGTTGTCCCCCTGAACTTGCTGCTGATTTGGTGGATCGCGGGATGGTGATGTCCGGTGGTGGATCGCTCCTGAGAGGGATTGATCTGCTGATTGCCGAACATACTGGACTGCCGGTTCATCGCGCCGATGACCCGCTTAGTGCCGTGGCTGAAGGGACAGGCGTTGTGCTCTCTGAGCTCAGTGTTTTGCGCCGTATTGCCACTGGCGAACAGCGAACATACTGA
- the mreC gene encoding rod shape-determining protein MreC, translating to MRDRTFVLGVVLATFFLVLLNLPSSVSSSLRDFFRGGMATYQGGVTRLLSRVHKTSAAVGNIGDIIQERDRLDKEVTVLRTQLRGVEGVLRENNELRELMGFKKRLSVKTVACAVIARDDGYGWWQTMRLDKGRDEGVAADMPVMTLEGLVGRVIEVGAHTCDVLLISDRAFKVSVRFEQEGSFGILQGGGISLRGDHSFGVLCNPLPSEVDYVRKDLKIKPGEWVVTSGFGGVFPAGLVVGRVVSMSMDETGLYQVAEVAPAADMARLQHVLVVTEP from the coding sequence GTGAGGGATCGTACATTTGTCTTAGGAGTGGTGCTGGCGACCTTTTTTCTGGTTCTCCTGAACCTGCCGTCGTCGGTGTCATCTTCGTTGCGAGACTTCTTTCGGGGAGGCATGGCCACCTATCAGGGTGGGGTTACCCGCCTGCTATCACGTGTTCACAAGACTTCCGCCGCTGTTGGTAATATCGGTGACATCATTCAGGAGCGTGACCGACTGGACAAGGAGGTTACCGTGCTCAGGACTCAACTCCGGGGGGTGGAGGGGGTTTTGCGCGAAAACAATGAATTACGTGAATTGATGGGCTTTAAAAAACGACTGAGCGTTAAGACGGTGGCGTGTGCGGTGATTGCCCGTGATGATGGATATGGGTGGTGGCAGACCATGCGCCTTGATAAGGGACGGGACGAGGGGGTGGCGGCGGATATGCCCGTGATGACGCTGGAGGGCCTGGTGGGACGTGTGATTGAGGTGGGGGCACACACCTGCGATGTCCTGTTGATTTCAGACCGGGCATTCAAGGTGTCGGTTCGTTTTGAGCAGGAAGGTTCGTTCGGGATACTTCAGGGGGGCGGGATTTCGTTGCGTGGTGACCACAGTTTCGGGGTGCTTTGTAATCCCCTTCCATCCGAGGTGGATTATGTGAGGAAAGATTTGAAAATCAAACCAGGCGAATGGGTTGTGACGTCGGGCTTTGGCGGGGTATTTCCAGCAGGGCTTGTGGTAGGGCGTGTGGTCAGTATGAGTATGGATGAAACGGGGCTTTATCAGGTTGCTGAAGTGGCGCCAGCTGCCGATATGGCCCGGCTTCAACATGTATTAGTGGTGACGGAACCGTGA
- the mreD gene encoding rod shape-determining protein MreD, whose product MTAAIMIFLLLGGGLLQSLMPASAVLGLAKPPFLMAVSLYYALAHPRGTAVLAAILAGVIQDSMSLLPLGYSALCFVIFGVILAETREKLFGDSLFTVAILGASLGALTTLGLFLMLSLNSLADSIPFWWVALKMGGTALLGLGIAPLVWWVAATLERHVGLTYVGER is encoded by the coding sequence ATGACAGCCGCAATCATGATTTTTTTATTGCTGGGGGGGGGGCTTCTGCAAAGCCTTATGCCCGCGTCAGCGGTACTGGGGCTTGCCAAACCGCCGTTTTTGATGGCCGTGTCGCTTTATTATGCTTTGGCTCATCCGCGGGGGACTGCAGTGCTGGCGGCCATTCTGGCCGGGGTTATTCAGGACTCGATGAGCCTTTTGCCCCTGGGGTATTCGGCGCTTTGTTTTGTGATATTCGGGGTGATATTGGCGGAGACACGCGAGAAGTTGTTCGGAGATAGTTTGTTTACGGTGGCCATATTGGGCGCCAGTTTGGGTGCTTTGACCACCTTGGGATTGTTTCTGATGTTGAGCCTTAACTCTCTGGCGGACTCCATCCCATTCTGGTGGGTGGCACTCAAGATGGGGGGCACGGCATTACTGGGTCTTGGTATTGCTCCGTTGGTGTGGTGGGTGGCGGCTACGCTTGAACGCCACGTGGGGTTAACGTATGTCGGTGAGAGATAA
- the mrdA gene encoding penicillin-binding protein 2, whose translation MAAGETILMELKRIRLVLLVMLGLLFLLATLLFDIQVSRRPEFEASLHKQSLRRIRLPAPRGRIFDRNQVCLADNQPCYCLAFNLEDLRQPGRWKNTVAEVQRRVGELKGLMGRKAIIDEADIWSHIQRRLPLPLVVWRSLDPAALARLSESSVNMAGVEIYVEPNRVYPNGELAAHLLGYVGKTDFSGAEMAGFQYYLPEMDGKMGLERQFNKHVIGEPGERLVRIDASGLKRAERIDKEPIPGANVILAIDSRIQALAELAIRDVPGAVVVLDPTNGDVLALASSPTFNPNQLMPVFPKALWDQLNSDPSKPMLNKAVAEVYAPGSIFKPVTALAALNMEAVSAALTVDCPGYFMIGNKAMKCWNPNGHGVVDLRRGIEQSCNTYFITIGLKCGNDAISDLAKLFGLGEKTGIELDREAAGVVPTPEWKQKYWHEDWRNGDTCNFSIGQGALAVTPLQMAVVAATLANSGDVFRPRLVLGLQDTAGLSITNYPATLVRHLPLDPAAMRAVRNGMHDVIMAPTGTGKRAAIPGIEMAGKTGTAEYGEKEDRKKHGWMILFAPYDKPRYAVAMVVDDAVSGGFTVGPRLHDLMMGIFKVSEGRREVDG comes from the coding sequence ATGGCAGCAGGTGAAACCATTCTTATGGAATTGAAGCGCATCCGGCTAGTGCTGCTGGTCATGCTGGGCCTGTTGTTTCTGCTGGCTACATTGCTGTTTGATATCCAGGTTTCACGGAGGCCGGAGTTTGAAGCCAGTTTACATAAACAAAGTTTGCGGCGGATCCGTTTGCCTGCACCGAGGGGGCGGATATTTGACCGGAATCAGGTGTGTCTGGCCGATAACCAGCCTTGTTACTGCCTGGCTTTCAATTTGGAAGATCTTCGTCAGCCCGGACGGTGGAAGAATACAGTGGCGGAGGTGCAGCGCCGGGTCGGGGAGCTCAAGGGACTGATGGGGCGAAAAGCCATCATTGACGAAGCAGATATTTGGAGCCATATCCAGCGCCGTCTCCCGTTACCGCTGGTGGTTTGGCGGAGTCTGGATCCTGCGGCGCTGGCGCGACTTTCAGAGTCTTCGGTGAATATGGCGGGGGTCGAGATTTATGTGGAGCCCAATCGCGTTTATCCCAATGGGGAATTGGCGGCTCATCTTCTGGGGTATGTGGGAAAGACGGACTTCTCCGGGGCGGAGATGGCTGGGTTTCAGTATTATCTTCCGGAGATGGACGGAAAAATGGGGTTGGAGCGCCAGTTTAATAAACATGTCATTGGCGAGCCTGGGGAGCGCCTGGTGCGTATTGACGCATCGGGGCTCAAACGTGCAGAGCGAATCGACAAGGAGCCGATACCTGGTGCGAATGTGATTCTGGCAATCGATAGCCGGATTCAAGCCTTAGCGGAATTAGCCATCCGAGATGTTCCTGGTGCTGTGGTGGTGTTGGATCCTACTAATGGGGATGTGCTTGCCCTGGCGAGTTCTCCGACGTTTAATCCAAATCAGTTGATGCCTGTTTTTCCGAAAGCGCTATGGGATCAGCTTAATTCTGACCCCTCCAAGCCCATGTTGAATAAAGCGGTGGCTGAAGTGTACGCGCCCGGGAGTATCTTCAAGCCGGTGACCGCCTTGGCGGCCTTGAATATGGAGGCCGTTTCTGCCGCCCTGACAGTGGATTGCCCCGGTTACTTTATGATTGGGAATAAAGCCATGAAATGCTGGAACCCCAATGGACATGGGGTGGTGGATTTACGGCGAGGGATTGAGCAATCGTGTAATACGTATTTTATTACCATCGGGCTGAAATGCGGGAATGATGCCATCTCTGATCTGGCGAAATTGTTTGGCCTGGGGGAGAAGACGGGTATCGAACTTGATCGTGAGGCTGCCGGGGTTGTGCCTACGCCGGAGTGGAAACAGAAATACTGGCACGAGGACTGGCGGAATGGCGATACCTGTAATTTTTCAATCGGACAGGGAGCATTAGCCGTGACCCCCTTGCAAATGGCGGTGGTGGCGGCCACGCTTGCCAATAGCGGGGATGTTTTCCGTCCGCGTTTGGTACTGGGCTTACAGGACACGGCCGGTCTCTCTATTACAAATTATCCTGCGACGTTGGTACGGCATTTGCCGCTCGATCCGGCGGCGATGAGGGCGGTACGAAACGGAATGCACGATGTTATCATGGCTCCCACCGGAACCGGGAAGCGGGCCGCCATCCCCGGAATTGAAATGGCGGGGAAGACGGGCACAGCGGAGTATGGAGAGAAAGAAGACCGGAAGAAGCATGGGTGGATGATCCTGTTTGCCCCTTATGACAAGCCGCGTTATGCCGTTGCCATGGTGGTGGATGATGCCGTCTCCGGGGGATTCACCGTAGGACCACGACTCCATGACCTCATGATGGGGATTTTCAAGGTGTCTGAAGGTCGGCGGGAGGTGGATGGGTGA
- the rodA gene encoding rod shape-determining protein RodA, whose protein sequence is MREFLQQFHLLRRMNWIMLLMIIGLMAVGVCFIYSATSMREDSTVDLYVKQIKWALAGMVCYLGVTLFDYRRLRDVSWMFYIVAVILLVAVLFFGTRIYGAKRWLMFMGVGVQPSEIGKLAVITLSACLLSPAAEKFDRLPSMWRLFLLAAIPMVLVMKEPDLGSALVYLPVVVAMLFVAGARIKPLVLLGGGGVAAVMLVLAAVALPEQMGMTPEHQEKFFHAIRLSEYQRDRIEVFLQPGKDPMGTGWNKRQSEIAVGSGGLTGKGYLGGTQNILGFLPRTVAPTDFIFSVITEELGFLGALGVLTMYGGLVVCGLYAAMMARDKMGRVLCVGIVMMVFTHAFVNMAMTIGVLPVVGIPLPLVSYGGTFMVITLFALGLIQSVYVRRPGL, encoded by the coding sequence GTGAGGGAATTCCTTCAACAGTTTCATCTGCTGCGTCGCATGAACTGGATCATGCTCCTGATGATTATCGGTTTGATGGCCGTGGGCGTTTGCTTCATCTACAGCGCGACGTCAATGCGGGAGGATTCAACCGTGGATTTGTACGTCAAACAGATTAAATGGGCGCTTGCGGGCATGGTTTGTTATCTCGGGGTAACGCTTTTCGACTACCGGCGGTTGCGTGACGTGTCTTGGATGTTTTATATCGTGGCCGTGATCTTGCTGGTGGCGGTGTTGTTTTTTGGAACGCGTATCTACGGCGCCAAGCGCTGGTTGATGTTTATGGGGGTGGGTGTGCAGCCATCGGAAATTGGCAAACTCGCCGTGATTACCCTGAGTGCCTGCCTGTTGAGCCCTGCGGCAGAGAAGTTTGACCGCTTGCCGTCCATGTGGCGGTTGTTCCTGCTGGCAGCAATTCCCATGGTGCTGGTGATGAAAGAACCGGATCTGGGAAGCGCACTTGTGTATCTGCCTGTGGTGGTGGCAATGTTGTTTGTGGCGGGGGCCCGCATCAAGCCTCTGGTACTACTGGGGGGGGGTGGAGTGGCGGCTGTGATGCTCGTGCTTGCGGCGGTAGCGCTGCCGGAGCAGATGGGAATGACGCCTGAGCATCAGGAAAAATTTTTTCATGCCATCCGGTTGAGCGAATATCAGCGAGACCGGATTGAGGTGTTTTTGCAGCCTGGAAAAGATCCGATGGGCACGGGTTGGAATAAGCGGCAATCCGAAATAGCTGTGGGTTCAGGGGGGCTTACGGGTAAAGGGTACTTGGGCGGAACGCAGAATATTCTGGGTTTCCTGCCGCGTACGGTGGCTCCGACGGATTTCATTTTTTCGGTTATTACGGAGGAATTGGGTTTTTTGGGAGCTTTAGGCGTGTTGACGATGTATGGTGGGCTGGTGGTGTGCGGTTTATATGCTGCCATGATGGCGCGCGATAAAATGGGACGGGTGTTGTGTGTGGGTATTGTAATGATGGTATTCACGCATGCTTTTGTAAATATGGCAATGACCATTGGGGTGTTGCCAGTGGTGGGGATCCCTCTGCCGCTGGTCAGCTACGGTGGGACATTTATGGTAATTACTCTGTTTGCTTTAGGTTTGATTCAAAGTGTGTATGTGCGACGGCCGGGATTGTGA
- a CDS encoding Rne/Rng family ribonuclease, protein MFGFRFGRKSFKREIVINAESLETRVAVLENGKLEEFQVEHPTEERIVGGIYKGVIKNLEDGLQAAFVDIGLKKNAFLHYWDMIPEDAARLEAAEDITIRNMTKKKRHTSAEIARMFPIGSEIVVQVTKGPISTKGPRVTANLSIPGRYLVMLPGSNLKGVSRKIEDEKERQRLKKVLARLPTPEGVGLIIRTAGMGAQQRSFVRDMRAMVDVWGEISRGIRETPAPCCLYEELDLVERVVRDWLTEDIDRIVVDDPLKVERIKDLASKISRRVRSRIQQYEGAAPIFDHFNIERQLENAFARKVMLKSGGYIIFEETEALISVDVNTGRHKGAQSQEDVIFEVNTEAAEEVARQLRLRNVGGLIVVDFIDMKQKKNRNAVYKTIKDALHRDKAKTNVLQISHLGLLEMTRQRVDEGVLSSMFVDCPYCKGKGSVKSPLSMSVEIQRQIVAVMRRFKDSGQNRKLQIVVHPTVLERLRKEDEAVLVNLESKFAGFLSFRADPGRHVEDFDVRNAETSEMYFTTISKPAESRPG, encoded by the coding sequence ATGTTTGGATTTCGTTTTGGAAGAAAGAGTTTTAAGCGGGAGATTGTGATTAATGCCGAGAGTCTGGAGACCCGTGTGGCGGTTCTGGAGAACGGTAAACTGGAGGAGTTCCAGGTTGAGCACCCCACCGAGGAACGGATTGTGGGGGGGATTTATAAAGGGGTGATTAAAAACCTGGAAGATGGGTTGCAGGCCGCTTTTGTGGATATTGGCCTTAAGAAAAATGCATTCCTGCATTATTGGGATATGATTCCGGAAGATGCAGCCCGCCTGGAGGCGGCGGAGGATATCACGATCAGAAATATGACGAAGAAAAAACGTCATACAAGCGCGGAAATTGCCCGAATGTTTCCCATCGGTTCTGAAATTGTGGTTCAGGTCACCAAGGGGCCGATCAGCACCAAAGGGCCGCGGGTAACAGCAAACCTGAGTATTCCGGGGCGGTATCTGGTGATGTTGCCCGGTAGTAATTTAAAAGGTGTTTCGCGTAAGATTGAAGACGAAAAAGAGCGGCAGCGCCTGAAGAAAGTGCTGGCCCGGCTTCCCACGCCCGAGGGTGTTGGCTTGATTATCCGTACGGCCGGCATGGGCGCCCAGCAACGCAGCTTCGTTCGCGACATGCGGGCGATGGTGGATGTGTGGGGAGAGATTAGTCGCGGGATCCGGGAGACACCGGCCCCGTGCTGTTTATATGAAGAACTCGACCTTGTGGAGCGCGTGGTGCGGGACTGGCTGACAGAAGATATTGACCGCATTGTGGTGGATGATCCGCTTAAGGTGGAGCGTATTAAAGATCTGGCCTCGAAAATTTCGCGGCGTGTCCGGTCCCGCATTCAGCAGTACGAGGGGGCGGCTCCGATCTTTGACCACTTTAATATCGAACGCCAGCTTGAAAATGCATTTGCCCGCAAGGTGATGCTGAAGTCAGGCGGATATATTATTTTCGAGGAGACCGAGGCGCTGATTTCCGTGGATGTTAATACTGGCCGGCACAAGGGGGCACAATCCCAGGAAGATGTGATATTCGAAGTTAACACGGAAGCGGCTGAGGAAGTGGCGCGTCAGCTCAGGTTGCGAAATGTCGGCGGGTTGATCGTGGTTGATTTTATCGACATGAAGCAGAAGAAAAACAGAAACGCCGTATATAAAACGATCAAAGACGCCCTGCATCGCGATAAGGCCAAGACCAATGTTCTGCAAATTTCCCATCTTGGATTGCTGGAAATGACCCGGCAGCGTGTGGATGAGGGCGTGCTCTCCTCCATGTTTGTGGATTGTCCGTATTGCAAGGGCAAGGGGAGCGTGAAGTCGCCGCTTTCCATGAGTGTTGAGATTCAACGCCAGATCGTGGCTGTGATGCGCCGGTTTAAAGATTCAGGCCAGAACCGGAAATTACAGATTGTCGTTCACCCCACGGTGTTGGAGCGGTTGCGTAAAGAGGATGAAGCCGTTCTTGTTAATTTAGAAAGCAAATTTGCGGGCTTTTTGAGCTTCAGGGCTGATCCGGGGCGCCATGTAGAAGATTTTGATGTCCGGAATGCGGAAACCAGCGAGATGTATTTTACCACCATTTCAAAACCAGCAGAGTCCCGTCCGGGCTGA
- the tuf gene encoding elongation factor Tu: MAKETFSRTKPHVNVGTIGHVDHGKTTLTAALTYVQSLCGLSTYIKYDQVAKASESQGRRDPTKILTIATSHVEYSSVNRHYAHVDCPGHADYVKNMITGAAQMDGAILVVSASDGPMPQTREHILLARQVGVPKVVVFLNKVDTVDDPELLDLVELEIRELLSKYDYPGDDTPIIRGSALGAIKATTADDPACQCIKDLMNALDTFIPEPVRVIDQAFLLSIEDVFSIEGRGTVVTGRIERGIIKVGEEVEIVGLKPTVKTIVTGVEMFRKLLDQGQAGDNVGCLLRSTKKEDVERGQVLAKPGSITPHTTFKCEVYVLSKEEGGRHTPFFKGYRPQFYFRTTDVTGDITLPDGVEMVMPGDNISMTVTLIAPIAMEKSMRFAIREGGRTVGAGTVSEILQ, encoded by the coding sequence ATGGCGAAAGAAACGTTTAGCAGAACCAAGCCGCATGTGAATGTGGGTACGATCGGGCACGTTGACCATGGCAAGACCACCTTGACGGCGGCCCTTACCTATGTTCAGTCGTTATGCGGGTTGAGCACATATATCAAATATGATCAGGTTGCCAAGGCCTCAGAGTCTCAGGGGCGTCGTGATCCGACCAAGATTTTGACCATTGCGACATCGCATGTTGAATACAGTTCGGTTAATCGCCATTATGCGCACGTTGACTGTCCGGGTCATGCTGACTATGTTAAGAATATGATTACCGGTGCGGCTCAGATGGATGGCGCCATTCTGGTGGTGAGCGCGTCTGATGGACCGATGCCTCAGACCCGTGAGCACATCCTGCTTGCCCGTCAGGTCGGTGTGCCCAAGGTTGTCGTGTTCCTGAACAAGGTTGATACCGTTGATGATCCTGAATTGCTGGATCTTGTTGAGCTCGAGATTCGTGAATTGCTGAGTAAGTATGATTACCCCGGCGACGATACCCCGATCATTCGTGGTAGCGCCTTGGGTGCGATCAAGGCGACCACGGCGGATGATCCTGCGTGTCAGTGCATCAAGGACTTGATGAACGCGTTGGATACGTTTATTCCGGAACCTGTCCGGGTTATTGACCAGGCGTTCCTGCTTTCGATCGAAGATGTATTCTCGATTGAAGGTCGTGGTACCGTGGTAACCGGTCGTATCGAGCGTGGTATCATCAAGGTCGGCGAAGAAGTTGAAATCGTCGGGTTGAAGCCTACGGTTAAGACGATTGTTACCGGCGTCGAGATGTTCCGCAAGTTATTGGATCAGGGACAGGCTGGTGATAATGTCGGCTGTCTGCTTCGTAGCACCAAGAAGGAAGATGTTGAGCGCGGCCAGGTGTTGGCTAAGCCTGGTTCTATCACTCCTCACACAACGTTCAAGTGCGAAGTTTATGTGTTGAGCAAGGAAGAGGGTGGTCGTCACACCCCGTTCTTCAAGGGTTATCGTCCTCAGTTCTACTTCCGTACCACGGACGTGACAGGCGACATTACGTTGCCTGACGGTGTTGAGATGGTGATGCCAGGTGATAATATCAGCATGACGGTTACGCTGATTGCACCGATCGCCATGGAGAAGTCCATGCGTTTCGCTATCCGTGAGGGTGGCCGTACGGTGGGTGCCGGTACTGTGTCTGAAATTCTGCAATAA
- the rpmG gene encoding 50S ribosomal protein L33 has protein sequence MPRELVTLACTECKRRNYTTTKNKRLTPDRMEIKKYCRFEKKHTVHKETR, from the coding sequence ATGCCGAGGGAACTGGTCACTCTCGCTTGTACCGAGTGCAAGCGGCGTAATTATACGACTACGAAGAACAAACGGCTTACTCCGGATCGTATGGAGATAAAGAAGTACTGCCGATTTGAGAAGAAGCATACGGTGCATAAGGAGACCCGTTAA
- the secE gene encoding preprotein translocase subunit SecE, which produces MSKIGDSFQKVQFFLADVKNELRKSTWPTRGELVESTVVVILSVVLFAVFIGLCDVVLRQAIGLLARH; this is translated from the coding sequence GTGAGCAAAATAGGCGATAGCTTTCAGAAGGTTCAGTTCTTTCTTGCGGATGTGAAGAATGAGCTGCGTAAATCGACCTGGCCCACCCGTGGGGAATTGGTTGAGTCGACCGTGGTGGTGATTCTGTCAGTTGTATTATTTGCGGTTTTTATTGGTCTTTGCGACGTGGTTTTGAGGCAGGCGATTGGCTTGCTGGCGCGTCACTAA
- the nusG gene encoding transcription termination/antitermination protein NusG encodes MSEKQWFVLHTLTGQEAKVKESIERRLDKEEMRAYVDQVLIPTEKVSETKKGVKSVITRKFFPGYVLVSMSLYGDDRKVIETVWYFIRETPGVIGFVGGDRPAPLRPDEVERLLFQVEEKKEKVKPKVIYDLGETVKITDGPFMNFTGTVDEVDADRGKLKVSVAIFGRTAPVELEYWQVERQ; translated from the coding sequence ATGAGTGAAAAACAATGGTTTGTGCTTCATACGTTGACTGGCCAGGAGGCGAAGGTCAAGGAAAGCATTGAGCGTCGCCTGGACAAGGAAGAGATGCGCGCCTATGTGGATCAGGTATTGATCCCTACGGAAAAAGTGTCTGAGACCAAAAAAGGGGTTAAGAGTGTCATTACGCGGAAGTTTTTCCCGGGCTATGTCCTCGTAAGTATGTCCCTTTATGGTGACGATCGTAAAGTGATTGAGACCGTTTGGTATTTTATTCGCGAAACGCCGGGTGTGATTGGATTTGTTGGTGGAGATCGGCCGGCGCCTCTCCGGCCCGATGAAGTAGAACGGCTCCTGTTCCAAGTGGAAGAGAAGAAAGAGAAAGTTAAGCCGAAAGTGATTTATGACCTGGGTGAGACGGTCAAGATTACGGATGGCCCTTTCATGAATTTTACAGGAACTGTGGATGAAGTGGATGCGGATCGCGGGAAGCTTAAGGTCTCGGTTGCGATTTTTGGTCGCACGGCACCCGTGGAACTGGAGTACTGGCAGGTTGAGAGGCAATAA
- the rplK gene encoding 50S ribosomal protein L11, protein MAKKVTGKIKLQIPAGQANPAPPVGPALGQHGVNIMQFCKEFNAATQNSAGLVIPVVITVYQDRSFTFITKSPPASSLLKRSAGLAKGSAQPNRDKVGKVTPQQVLEIARQKMNDLNATDENHAARMIEGTARSMGIEVIR, encoded by the coding sequence ATGGCAAAGAAAGTAACAGGAAAAATCAAGCTGCAGATTCCCGCCGGGCAGGCGAATCCGGCACCCCCAGTCGGGCCGGCACTTGGCCAGCACGGGGTGAATATCATGCAGTTTTGTAAGGAATTTAACGCGGCCACGCAGAATAGTGCTGGCTTGGTGATACCGGTGGTTATAACCGTTTACCAGGACCGCTCATTCACGTTTATCACGAAGAGCCCGCCCGCCTCATCTTTGTTGAAGCGGTCTGCAGGATTGGCCAAGGGTTCAGCCCAGCCGAACCGCGACAAGGTTGGCAAGGTGACGCCCCAGCAGGTGCTGGAAATTGCGCGCCAGAAGATGAACGATCTGAATGCGACAGACGAAAACCACGCCGCCCGCATGATTGAGGGGACGGCTCGCAGCATGGGAATCGAGGTAATTCGTTAG
- the rplA gene encoding 50S ribosomal protein L1, whose product MATHGKKYRKVAEKTENKVYTALEAISFLKANKIAKFDETAELAIRLGVDTKKTDQTVRGTVALPHGTGKVVRVAVFAAGAAADAARAAGADFVGNDDLIEKVKGGWVDFDIAIATPDAMKEVRKLGKVLGPRGLMPNPKTGTVSDDTASAVRESKAGRVEYRMDRNGNVQVPFGKLSFDAAKLLDNVNAVIAAVASARPAAAKGVFIKRCTLSSTMGVGLRVDVRE is encoded by the coding sequence ATGGCGACGCACGGAAAAAAATATCGTAAGGTGGCAGAAAAGACTGAAAACAAGGTTTACACCGCGTTAGAGGCCATCAGCTTCCTGAAGGCAAATAAAATTGCCAAATTTGATGAAACCGCCGAACTCGCAATTCGGCTTGGTGTGGATACCAAGAAGACAGATCAGACTGTTCGTGGCACCGTTGCGCTGCCGCATGGAACCGGTAAAGTTGTACGTGTCGCTGTTTTTGCAGCAGGTGCGGCGGCGGATGCGGCTCGGGCGGCTGGTGCAGATTTCGTGGGTAACGACGATCTAATTGAAAAGGTCAAAGGGGGCTGGGTTGATTTTGATATTGCGATCGCGACACCCGATGCCATGAAGGAAGTCCGCAAGCTAGGAAAGGTCTTGGGCCCTCGTGGTCTCATGCCTAATCCGAAAACCGGAACAGTCTCGGATGATACCGCTTCTGCGGTTCGTGAGAGCAAGGCCGGGCGTGTGGAGTATCGGATGGATCGTAACGGTAACGTGCAGGTTCCCTTTGGGAAGCTGTCTTTCGATGCCGCCAAGCTTCTGGATAATGTCAATGCTGTGATTGCGGCGGTCGCGTCCGCTCGTCCGGCTGCGGCGAAGGGTGTCTTTATTAAACGTTGTACGCTGAGTTCCACGATGGGGGTTGGCCTCCGCGTTGATGTGCGTGAGTAA